The following proteins are encoded in a genomic region of Triticum dicoccoides isolate Atlit2015 ecotype Zavitan chromosome 1B, WEW_v2.0, whole genome shotgun sequence:
- the LOC119350341 gene encoding uncharacterized protein LOC119350341 has product MGLITNLHELARHGFRRFLAEDSLMTLQRKCNGMLWCTGPDKEIKSEYLCNGNMLLLKHHKDLVQKILMRQMGFKGAFKDTPKFVQIEHGAWRKGEFIIKEEDITQYLKLLEERRPWVKTDLDADAHTGQSSSQMDGGQSSCKSLDMETNLILKVLKEQLPWPQTNLEADAHTAQSSCQMDAGQSSCQSEDMETNLDAEHSVKNDKVQIYLDSKLATQMMLNDLNELSMDNSKLLPLPGPQPAQEPSSSTAAEGHLLYEKVVEITKVQIKSFHEGCLGQRLVRQLLKDFMWLLGPEVYSSATAGVFLDKTMLQEAISNLLNGEGMQDIVKIMIPKTFPKEILNVLMAECAGKCPEWLLTHKENLGEEKYKQCESQMELIMNLDVVYEETPENFSKILEVMYRIGRCGFPPSDIISGISPNLVEQL; this is encoded by the exons ATGGGCTTAatcactaatctccatgagttggCACGCCATGGCTTCAGGCGGTTTCTTGCCGAGGATTCACTGATGACCTTGCAAAGAAAATGCAATGGGATGCTATGGTGCACCGGTCCCGACAAGGAAATCAAATCTGAGTATCTTTGTAATGGCAACATGCTTCTTCTGAAACATCACAAAGATCTTGTCCAGAAGATTCTGATGAGACAAATGGGGTTCAAAGGAGCGTTCAAAGA CACGCCAAAGTTTGTTCAAATCGAACATGGTGCATGGAGAAAAGGCGAGTTCATAATCAAAGAAGAAGATATCACACAATATTTGAAGCTTCTTGAAGAACGACGCCCTTGGGTCAAAACAGATTTGGACGCTGATGCCCACACTGGGCAGAGCTCCAGCCAGATGGATGGTGGTCAGAGCTCTTGCAAGAGTTTAGATATGGAAACAAATTTGATACTCAAAGTTCTTAAAGAACAACTCCCTTGGCCCCAAactaatttggaagctgatgcccacACTGCGCAGAGCTCCTGCCAGATGGATGCTGGACAGAGCTCTTGCCAGAGTGAAGATATGGAAACAAATCTAGATGCTGAACACTCAGTCAAGAATGACAAGGTCCAAATATATCTAGATTCCAAGCTGGCTACTCAGATGATGCTAAATGATCTGAATGAGCTGAGTATGGACAACTCAAAGTTGTTGCCACTGCCGGGGCCGCAGCCTGCTCAGGAGCCCAGCTCCAGCACCGCGGCTGAAGGACATCTTTTGTACGAGAAGGTGGTTGAAATCACAAAGGTGCAGATAAAAAGTTTCCATGAGGGCTGCCTGGGCCAGAGGTTGGTCCGACAACTCTTAAAGGATTTCATGTGGCTGCTGGGCCCAGAGGTGTACTCTAGCGCCACAGCTGGAGTCTTTCTAGACAAGACGATGCTTCAGGAGGCGATATCCAATTTGCTGAATGGGGAGGGCATGCAG GACATTGTCAAGATAATGATTCCCAAAACTTTTCCCAAAGAAATTCTGAATGTGCTCATGGCCGAGTGTGCTGGAAAATGCCCAGAGTGGTTGCTGACTCACAAAGAGAATCTAGGTGAAGAAAAATACAAGCAGTGCGAGAGTCAAATGGAGCTCATTATGAACCTTGATGTGGTTTATGAAGAAACtcctgagaatttctccaagatactGGAAGTGATGTACAGGATCGGAAGATGCGGCTTCCCTCCAAGTGATATAATTTCTGGCATTTCTCCTAACCTTGTCGAGCAATTGTAA
- the LOC119350342 gene encoding uncharacterized protein LOC119350342 yields the protein MAPSTTTGAVPVPRCPVIFNGQNYRDWVQHMKLHMRGQLVWEHLSGAPPCPLLPTPPAELAFPVDADETKQREMLDAFEEATEEYQNQLHLYKQWTNDDARASSILVNSMDVDLTMDVVALTTAYQMWEQLRHRYESTGDAMYLFVVRQEQQLQQGDATVDDFYKEMSAVWRQLDSLGADVCRRCQCCVRQQAKLEVRRLYDFLTRLRPEFEQCRAQLLARHPRLSTLEALAEVRSEEVRLRSTGLLPSSSAVLAARVPPPLPGVPSSTQVAATSTSAFCNYCKQDGHMITECIKRRKQGRRGGRPQKDSGGSNFREGSLEKVHQEMLTLLRRLTASAPSSGFAGSAGQTSGPPPHSSSGSSYGDSGWDRSSAP from the exons ATGGCGCCCTCCACCACCACCGGTGCTGTCCCAGTCCCACGATGTCCTGTTATCTTCAACGGACAGAACTACAGGGACTGGGTGCAGCACAtgaagctgcacatgaggggccAGCTGGTCTGGGAGCACCTCTCTGGTGCTCCGCCTTGTCCCCTGCTGCCCACTCCTCCAGCTGAGTTGGCCTTCCCTGTTGATGCCGATGAAACCAAGCAACGTGAGATGCTAGATGCTTTTGAAGAGGCCACTGAAGAGTATCAGAATCAACTCCACTTATACAAGCAATGGACAAATGATGATGCTCGAGCCTCTTCTATCTTGGTGAACAGCATGGATGTTGATCTCACCATGGATGTGGTGGCCCTTACCACTGCATATCAGATGTGGGAGCAACTTCGCCATCGCTATGAGTCTACAGGGGATGCCATGTATCTCTTTGTTGTTCGTCAAGAGCAACAACTACAACAGGGAGATGCTACTGTGGATGATTTCTACAAGGAGATGTCGGCGGTGTGGCGCCAATTGGACTCTCTGGGAGCTGATGTTTGTCGCAGATGTCAGTGTTGTGTGCGGCAACAAGCTAAGCTGGAGGTTCGTCGCCTCTACGACTTCCTCACTCGCCTCCGGCCGGAGTTCGAGCAGTGTCGTGCTCAGCTATTGGCACGCCATCCTCGGCTCTCTACTCTGGAGGCCCTTGCTGAGGTGCGATCTGAGGAGGTGCGCCTACGGAGCACGGGCTTATTGCCATCCTCTTCAGCTGTCCTGGCTGCCCGCGTTCCACCACCGCTGCCTGGTGTGCCCTCTTCTACACAGGTGGCAGCAACCTCCACTAGTGCTTTCTGCAACTACTGCAAGCAGGATGGTCACATGATCACGGAGTGCATCAAGAGGAGGAAACAGGGTCGCCGTGGTGGCCGTCCTCAAAAGGACTCGGGAGGCTCTAATTTTCGTGAGGGCTCCCTTGAGAAGGTTCACCAGGAGATGCTCACCTTGCTGCGCCGCCTTACTGCTTCTGCACCATCCTCAGGTTTTGCTGGTTCTGCTGGTCAGACGTCTGGTCCACCACCGCACTCTTCGTCAG GATCGTCGTACGGGGACTCTGGTTGGGATCGGTCCTCGGCGCCATGA